GATTAAGCAAATAGCTGTTCAAGTAGCCGATTCTGTCTCCGGAGAGGAGCGGCACCCATACGATCGTCATGATGAGCCCCCCCGTAAGCGACGGGGTGTAGATGGCGAGGGCGAACCATTTCCGCGTGACGGACGGCAAAATCGAGATCAGCCACGCCAGCAAAAAGGAAGCGATATATCCTCCGGGACCGACGATCATGGCGAACTTGAACGTGTTCGGCAGCGCGTATTTCATAAAGAGCAAATCCTGGGACAGCATATACCGGAAATTATCCCAGCCGACGAAGCGCGGCGGCTCCAACGAGTTGAACTGGGTGAAGCTGAGCAAAAAGGCGGCGGCGACCGGGATCATGATGAACAGCGTGAAGCAGATCATGAACGGCGCGATAAATATATACGACAACCGGTAGGACCAAATCAGCTTGGCGGTCGACGCCGCTTTCCGCAGCAGCTTGTTTCCGGGAACGTCAGGCGCGCGAAGCTTATTCGCTTCCATCTTCAACATAGCGGTCCACACCTTTCCACGGTTCCGTCACCTGCGGCAAATCCAGCGTTCGAACGACGTTCCCGTTCTTGTCGATCAGATTGAATTCCTGAAACTTGCGATACATCTCTCTCTCGATATCCTTCACGGCGGTCTCGAGCGAGCTTCTGTAATTGATGCCGTCCACGACGGTCCGGTTCCACGCGTTTTGGATTTCGCGGTCCAGGTAGTAAGAGCCGGGGACGTTCGGAACCTGCTTAAACCAACGCCACTGCTCCAAGATGCTTTGGAGGTCGTCCGCTTTCCAAGGCAGCTTGACGAACGCGTCGACGTTGGACGTATTCCAGCGGAACGTCACGCCGTTCACCGTTTCGAGATCGGTGCCGTAGCGCTCCTGTACTTCGGCGGACGTCCACCACTTCAGAAACTCCCAAGCCTCTTCCGACTTCTTCGTCTTTTTGAAGATGACGCCGGTGTCCATGCCCCCGCTCATCCATCGAGCGACCGTCCCGTCGGGCTGCCGCACGCCTGGAATCGGGGCTACGCCCCACAAGCCGTTCAATTCGGGAGCGGCCACCATCAGCTGAATATACGTGTTGATTTCCGAGATGCCGATCGGGTAAATCCCGCTGCGGAACGTCTGATAGAAGCTGGACGACTGACGCTCGACGGCGTGCAAATTGTACAAATCGGTCCACGTCTTGAACGCTTCGAACCCCGTGGGGTTATTAAATCCCGTCTTCATCCCGTCCGCCGTGAAAAACTCCGCCCCGTTTTGGTAGAAAATCGGAGTATACGGAACGGGCGGCATATTCATATTGTTTTGGTGCAGCGTAGGAAGCATTTTGTAAACGTCTTCCCACGTATCCGGAACTTCCAGTCCTAAGCGGTCGAGTATGTCTTTGCGGTAGTACAGCATCTCGAACGTTTGCGTTTCCGGCACCCCGTAATATCCTCCGTCGTAATACAGCGGGGTCCACACGCCCGGTGCAAACCGGTCGTACATCTCTTTAAAATCCGGAAACGTCGACAAATCGTAGAGCGCGTTGCGAACCGCGTACTCGAACGGCAAATCTTGCGATAAGCCGAGCGCGACGTCCGGGGAGATGTCCGCGGCGTTCATCAGCACGAGCAAATCCGATCCCGGCAGCAAATGGACCTTGACCTTGATTCCGGTTTGCGGCGTGAACATTTCGTCGGACAGCTGCTGCAGCAAATTGACGTAATCTCTGCCGCGCTGCACCCACACGTTCAGCACCTCTTCGTCGTCCACATCGGTCAGCCGTTTCTTCGTTTGGAAAGAATGCAGAAAGTTAAAAAACGCGCCTTTGAGGGTTTCCAACATGCTCGGCGTCATTTTAGGAACGTCTTGATCGGCAGGCACAATATAGATCCGATCCAGCTGAAGCGGCTGGCTGTTCAATTGCTGCACGTATTCCGCCAGCTTCCCTTGAATCGACACGAACTTGCCGCTTTCGAACGGAATGTCGTTGACGTCTCTCAGCAGCGTCTCGATATCTTTCTCCACGGTGACAATCCCTTGCGTGACGGCATCGGATCGTCCGTTCACCGCCTCGAGCCGCGCCCTGACGCCGCGCAGTTCGTCGTACACGCCGTTCAGCTGTTCGACAAACCCGGGCAAATCTTTCCTTGTGTTCCATGTTCGATTCGGATCGACGGTGCCGCCCGTCAACGCTTCGATTTCGAGCACCATCTCCTTCAGCTGCGAAATCAAACGTTCCAATTCCGCCGTAAGCGGTTTCACTGGCGCTTGCGTGACCCGCATCGATAACGTGTTCAAGCCCTTCTCCAAGTAAAATTCGAATGGCTTACCGTCCTCGTCCCGCAGCGTAACTCCCTGCCACCCCGTCGAATACGGAAAGCGGTAGGCTTCAAGCTCGGCGAAAGGAACCCTCCCGTTGATCGAGATCGTTCGGAACGACGAACGGTTGGAGGAATATACCTGCAGCGCGCGCATCCCGATTTTGTACAACCCGCTCTCCGGAACCTCGAAGGACCAGGCGATCTCCTGATTTCCAGACGCCCACTGCGTACCGCCGATGACGTTGTACGTAATATTCCCCCTTTTGTACGGCGAGGCGTAAATATCGTTGTCGTACCCTAACGCGATGGAGGAATCGTTTTTCCAGGCCGCTTGCTCCGCTTCGATCCGAATCGGTTCGGTTCCGGAGGCGTTGCCGTTGTCGTGTATGGCGCTGCGCACCGTCTCGTAATCGGCGGTCTCGACCGGCGGTTTCAACGTTACGGATTCGATCGCGACGGGGGAGCTGCCCGCGAAGCGCAGCGTATGCTTCCCCGGCGTCAAGTACCATAAAAGAGGACCCGTGTAAGCACCTGCCGAATCGCGCAGCGCTTCCGTCATCCATGCGCTCGCGTCGATCGTCTTCGGGCGCATCTCGTCGCCGTAGTCGTCCTTCTCCGCCGGAAACTGATCCTGCCACTTCCGATACAGCCGGATCGATCTCGATTCCAAATAGGGATTCCCGCCATCCAGCGCAACGTTCCACGTGATCGGCAGCCGGTTGGCGCCTTCTTGGATCGGGTAGTAAGAAACCTCGATGGCATACAATCCGCCGATTTCGACGTCCATGGCGTATTCGACCCACTCGTCGTTCGCCGCGTTCCAAATGAGGACGTTGTTTTTGCCGCCGTAGGCGCCTACGGAAACATTCGCGTTTTCGGACGTCCCGGCCAACGCCGTGCCGGGGATCGAGATCTGCCCGCTATGGCGTTCCGAAGCCCCTTCCTTTTTCCATGCCTCCAAAACTTCGCGATAAGACGGATCCAGTCCGCCCGGCGCCGCCGATCGGAGCCGTTCGCCGCCCGCTTCGGGACGTTCGGGGGACGCGACTTGTTCGCTCGACGTGGCGGAGACGGCCGGGTGCATGGCCAATGCCGCCGCCAGCGCGATTCCGGTCCAGGTCCGAGCTATTCGCAAGAGCGCTTTCAATTTTACCCCTCCACTGTCATCAAATTATTGCAGCAAGCTTTCGCCCGTATCCCTGTCGAAGAAGATGGCCTTGTGCAAATCCATCGTGAGCGTCAGCGGCTCCCCGTCCGTAAATCGATGTTCCGGGTGCGTGCGGGCAACGAGCAAGGAAGGCGCTCCGATATCCAGATACAAATACATATCGGCTCCCATCAGCTCGTAAATTTTCTGGATGCCGACGACCTGCGCGCGCGGGCGGGCCTCCTTCATCGCGTCGTCCAAATGGACATGCTCGGAGCGGATGCCCAAAACGACCGTTTTATTCGTTTTGTTATGCGCTTTCAATTTTTCCGACTGCCATGCGGGAATTTCGAGATAATAGCGGCTGGTATGAAACTCGAGCAAACCGGAGCCGCCCTCGGCAAGCTTGCCTTCGATGAAATTCATCGGCGGGGTGCCGATAAATCCAGCGACGAACATGTTCTTCGGGTTGTTGTAGATCGTCTGCGGCGTGTCCGCCTGCTGAATGACTCCGTCCTTCATGACGACGATTCGGTGGCCCATCGTCATCGCTTCCACCTGGTCGTGCGTCACATACACCGTCGTCACGCCGAGCTGTTTGTGGAGTTTGATCAGCTCCGTTCGCATTTGCACCCTGAGCTTCGCGTCCAAGTTGGACAGCGGTTCGTCCATCAGGAACACCTTGGGGTTGCGGACGATCGCTCGGCCGAGCGCCACGCGCTGCCGTTGACCGCCGGACAGCTGCTTCGGTTTCCGTTCGAGGAACGATTCGATTTCCAGCACTCTGGCCGCCTTTTTGACCGCGATATCGATCTCATGCTTCGGCAGCTTCCTCATGCGCAAGCCGAAGGCGATATTTTCGTACACGTTCATATTCGGATACAGCGCGTAATTTTGGAACACCATGGCAATGTCGCGATTTTTCGGCGGGAGATGATTGACCAGCCGGTCGCCGATATAAATTTCCCCCGACGTAATATCTTCCAATCCGGCGATCATCCGCAGCGTCGTCGACTTCCCGCAGCCGGAAGGGCCGACCATCACGAGGAATTCCCCCTCGTTGATTTTCAAATGAAAATCTTTAACGGCGTACAATTTATCCTTGCCGTAACGTTTCTCCACATGGTGTAACGTAATGCTTTCCACTGCGACACCCCCTGAAGGTTTTGATCGGTTCCGCCCCATCATTTTCTGGAAACTGATATCGGTTCCATTATACAAGCGATCGGATGACGCGATTATGGGTGAGGTTCATCCATTCTATAGGTCGATTGCGCCGCATTTCCGATGCAGGGATGTTCCAGCAAAAAAAGCGCCCCTGCCGGGAGTTCCCGACAGAGGCGAAAATGTATGGAGTAAAGGGGGAGAAGCCGCATTTCGAAAAATCTTTGCAATTATTGCACTTCTACATCAGTAGTAACGGTCTTCCCGTTCGGCAAGACGAACGAAATCGTGAAGCCGATTAAGTTATTATCCGACGGATTGCCGCTCGTTGGAACATACACGATTTTGTAATCGGGGCCGACATAGATTCGGTCTTGTGTTCCCGCAGCGGTGCCCGGCGCGAATTTGAGGTTGTTAATGACGAACACCCCGTTAAACAACCTGTTATAATAGAGGAATCTATCTACG
The nucleotide sequence above comes from Paenibacillus sp.. Encoded proteins:
- a CDS encoding sn-glycerol-3-phosphate ABC transporter ATP-binding protein UgpC is translated as MESITLHHVEKRYGKDKLYAVKDFHLKINEGEFLVMVGPSGCGKSTTLRMIAGLEDITSGEIYIGDRLVNHLPPKNRDIAMVFQNYALYPNMNVYENIAFGLRMRKLPKHEIDIAVKKAARVLEIESFLERKPKQLSGGQRQRVALGRAIVRNPKVFLMDEPLSNLDAKLRVQMRTELIKLHKQLGVTTVYVTHDQVEAMTMGHRIVVMKDGVIQQADTPQTIYNNPKNMFVAGFIGTPPMNFIEGKLAEGGSGLLEFHTSRYYLEIPAWQSEKLKAHNKTNKTVVLGIRSEHVHLDDAMKEARPRAQVVGIQKIYELMGADMYLYLDIGAPSLLVARTHPEHRFTDGEPLTLTMDLHKAIFFDRDTGESLLQ
- a CDS encoding extracellular solute-binding protein translates to MKALLRIARTWTGIALAAALAMHPAVSATSSEQVASPERPEAGGERLRSAAPGGLDPSYREVLEAWKKEGASERHSGQISIPGTALAGTSENANVSVGAYGGKNNVLIWNAANDEWVEYAMDVEIGGLYAIEVSYYPIQEGANRLPITWNVALDGGNPYLESRSIRLYRKWQDQFPAEKDDYGDEMRPKTIDASAWMTEALRDSAGAYTGPLLWYLTPGKHTLRFAGSSPVAIESVTLKPPVETADYETVRSAIHDNGNASGTEPIRIEAEQAAWKNDSSIALGYDNDIYASPYKRGNITYNVIGGTQWASGNQEIAWSFEVPESGLYKIGMRALQVYSSNRSSFRTISINGRVPFAELEAYRFPYSTGWQGVTLRDEDGKPFEFYLEKGLNTLSMRVTQAPVKPLTAELERLISQLKEMVLEIEALTGGTVDPNRTWNTRKDLPGFVEQLNGVYDELRGVRARLEAVNGRSDAVTQGIVTVEKDIETLLRDVNDIPFESGKFVSIQGKLAEYVQQLNSQPLQLDRIYIVPADQDVPKMTPSMLETLKGAFFNFLHSFQTKKRLTDVDDEEVLNVWVQRGRDYVNLLQQLSDEMFTPQTGIKVKVHLLPGSDLLVLMNAADISPDVALGLSQDLPFEYAVRNALYDLSTFPDFKEMYDRFAPGVWTPLYYDGGYYGVPETQTFEMLYYRKDILDRLGLEVPDTWEDVYKMLPTLHQNNMNMPPVPYTPIFYQNGAEFFTADGMKTGFNNPTGFEAFKTWTDLYNLHAVERQSSSFYQTFRSGIYPIGISEINTYIQLMVAAPELNGLWGVAPIPGVRQPDGTVARWMSGGMDTGVIFKKTKKSEEAWEFLKWWTSAEVQERYGTDLETVNGVTFRWNTSNVDAFVKLPWKADDLQSILEQWRWFKQVPNVPGSYYLDREIQNAWNRTVVDGINYRSSLETAVKDIEREMYRKFQEFNLIDKNGNVVRTLDLPQVTEPWKGVDRYVEDGSE
- a CDS encoding sugar ABC transporter permease, giving the protein MLKMEANKLRAPDVPGNKLLRKAASTAKLIWSYRLSYIFIAPFMICFTLFIMIPVAAAFLLSFTQFNSLEPPRFVGWDNFRYMLSQDLLFMKYALPNTFKFAMIVGPGGYIASFLLAWLISILPSVTRKWFALAIYTPSLTGGLIMTIVWVPLLSGDRIGYLNSYLLNLGFINDPILWVTSKEHLMNSMIFVTLWSSMGIGFLAMLAGILNVNQELYEAGRLDGIKSRLEEIWYITIPSMKPQMLFGAVMAIVGTFNAGGIGTQLSGMNPTPQYSGHLVVNHINDYGFTRLELGYATALSVFLLLFMYVANKFCWRIFGSKEDE